The following proteins come from a genomic window of Synechococcus sp. BIOS-E4-1:
- a CDS encoding proline/glycine betaine ABC transporter permease — protein MLILAAASQAGWLGQAIDLCVAWLLANAQGLFDVIKASVLALVSVTAWLLEWPPAWLFALITAALGLWRVNGGFALFVLLGFNLVLSMALWSEMIATLSLVLTASGLALLIGLPLGILSARSRLVWRLVRPCLDLMQTMPAFVYLIPAVMLFSTGAVPSILATLIFAMPPVVRLTHLGIVQVPDDLIEAGRSFGCTDRQLLWKVQMPNAVPTVMTGVNQTIMLSLSMVVIASMIGGGGLGDVVLRGIQQLDVGMGFEGGIAVVILAVILDRLSQSFAGRRGSSLQERLRAWMSVWRAS, from the coding sequence ATGCTGATCCTTGCCGCTGCCTCTCAAGCCGGTTGGCTCGGTCAGGCGATCGATCTCTGTGTTGCGTGGTTGTTGGCCAATGCCCAGGGATTGTTTGATGTGATCAAGGCGTCGGTCCTGGCCCTGGTCTCGGTCACCGCTTGGTTGCTGGAGTGGCCGCCGGCCTGGTTGTTCGCTCTGATCACCGCGGCGCTCGGGCTCTGGCGAGTCAATGGGGGTTTCGCTCTGTTTGTTTTGCTCGGTTTCAACCTTGTGCTTTCGATGGCGCTGTGGAGCGAGATGATCGCCACTCTCTCGCTGGTGCTGACTGCGTCAGGCCTTGCTCTGCTGATCGGCCTTCCTCTTGGCATTCTTTCGGCACGTTCACGACTGGTGTGGAGGCTGGTGCGCCCTTGCCTGGATCTGATGCAGACCATGCCGGCTTTTGTTTATCTGATTCCAGCTGTGATGTTGTTCAGCACGGGCGCTGTTCCTTCGATCCTGGCCACGCTGATTTTTGCCATGCCACCGGTGGTCCGGCTCACGCACCTGGGAATCGTTCAGGTTCCGGATGACCTCATCGAAGCCGGTCGCTCCTTTGGTTGTACTGATCGACAGTTGCTCTGGAAGGTGCAGATGCCCAATGCCGTTCCCACCGTGATGACCGGGGTCAACCAGACGATCATGCTGTCACTTTCCATGGTCGTGATCGCTTCGATGATCGGTGGTGGCGGTCTCGGTGATGTCGTGTTGCGTGGAATTCAGCAGCTTGATGTGGGGATGGGCTTTGAAGGAGGGATCGCCGTGGTGATTTTGGCGGTGATCCTCGACCGACTCAGTCAGAGCTTTGCCGGTCGTCGTGGATCATCACTGCAAGAGCGTTTGCGCGCCTGGATGTCTGTGTGGAGGGCTTCATGA